In the genome of Spirochaetia bacterium, one region contains:
- a CDS encoding YfcE family phosphodiesterase encodes MRYACISDIHGNLPAFTAVIKDLSLQDIDGVIFLGDLVFLGLYPQECFDALEQLNPIICIKGNTDGNLEEVKTFTPSSEFEQELLDLILFCDDRLTSLAKETIASWPIARPLQDFLCCHGSPYSFKESLSDKGSLSHELKQKLSKEQAHIILAGHTHHSCDFSTMGKRIINPGAIGYAFDGDRRASYAILDGKKVEFRHVAYDWQEYLAELNAQIKKYPLLKSIAYAIEHARPMQFN; translated from the coding sequence ATGCGTTACGCCTGTATCAGTGACATACACGGAAACCTGCCGGCATTTACTGCGGTTATCAAGGACTTATCCCTGCAAGATATCGATGGTGTCATCTTTTTAGGTGATCTGGTCTTTCTCGGCCTGTATCCCCAAGAATGCTTTGATGCACTGGAACAACTCAACCCCATCATCTGTATAAAAGGAAATACCGACGGGAACCTTGAGGAAGTAAAAACTTTCACTCCATCTTCCGAATTTGAGCAGGAACTGCTCGATCTGATCCTGTTCTGCGATGACAGACTTACTTCTCTTGCAAAGGAAACAATTGCTTCGTGGCCGATTGCCCGTCCCCTGCAGGATTTCCTCTGTTGCCATGGAAGCCCCTACTCATTCAAGGAAAGCCTGTCTGATAAAGGAAGCCTCAGCCACGAACTGAAACAAAAATTATCAAAGGAACAGGCACATATCATCCTTGCCGGACATACCCACCATTCCTGCGATTTCAGCACGATGGGAAAGAGAATCATCAACCCAGGGGCAATCGGTTATGCCTTTGATGGAGACCGAAGGGCCTCATATGCCATATTGGATGGAAAAAAAGTCGAATTTCGGCATGTTGCTTATGATTGGCAGGAATATCTTGCCGAACTTAATGCACAGATAAAAAAATACCCCTTATTGAAAAGCATTGCCTATGCAATCGAACACGCCAGGCCAATGCAGTTCAACTGA
- a CDS encoding DUF434 domain-containing protein encodes MNDEIAGNEPRHVRRGYCPSDEQQFTGESRLRLESGAEDIIYLLDRGYSMDSAISFVGNHRRLTARQRLALMRLSASTQQIEGRSARCLPSVALQESDVYIDGFNIIITLETALSHSLLLSGRDRVVRDLAGVRGTYRIIDVTESAIRLLFSFLASLSVRKATILLDAPVSNSGRLSWLLEQLAGMYPLQVDSMAVPDADRILGKQECVMTGDSVILDRCSHWYNLVRNMLPLLGDYWLFDL; translated from the coding sequence ATGAATGATGAAATTGCCGGCAATGAGCCAAGACATGTACGGAGGGGGTATTGTCCTTCGGACGAACAGCAGTTTACAGGAGAATCTCGATTACGCTTGGAATCGGGAGCAGAAGATATCATATATCTTCTTGACCGTGGCTATAGTATGGACAGTGCAATTTCCTTTGTCGGTAACCATAGGAGGCTTACTGCTCGTCAGCGGCTTGCCTTGATGCGGCTTTCTGCTTCAACGCAACAAATTGAAGGACGTAGTGCCCGTTGTCTTCCTTCTGTTGCCTTACAGGAAAGCGATGTCTATATTGACGGATTCAATATCATCATTACTTTGGAAACGGCACTTTCACATTCACTGCTTCTGTCGGGACGTGATAGAGTGGTAAGGGACCTTGCTGGAGTGCGGGGAACCTACAGGATCATCGATGTCACGGAATCTGCCATACGTCTGCTTTTTTCTTTTCTTGCTTCACTTTCTGTCCGTAAGGCAACGATATTGCTTGATGCTCCGGTATCCAATTCTGGAAGGCTTTCATGGTTGCTTGAGCAGCTTGCTGGTATGTATCCGTTGCAAGTAGACTCCATGGCCGTACCAGATGCAGACCGGATCTTGGGCAAACAGGAATGTGTCATGACCGGAGACAGTGTTATTTTGGATCGCTGTTCCCATTGGTATAACCTTGTCCGAAACATGTTGCCGCTCCTGGGAGATTACTGGCTTTTTGATTTATGA
- the cysK gene encoding cysteine synthase A, whose product MQTAKSIVDLIGNTPLVELKLSTDRISDVRLLAKLEQANATGSVKARIAKAMIEGAEERGELKPGSVIIEATSGNTGVALSAIGVSKGYRTIIVMPSSMSEERRQLIAAYGAELVLTDGSLGMKGAIEKAQALSQEIPGSFIPSQFTNADNPKVHYRTTGPEIWKATEGKVDVLVAGVGTGGTLTGVATYLKEQNKDIKVIAVEPAGSPVLSEGHAGKHKIQGIGAGFVPEVLRTELIDEVLTVSDEEAAAGAKELAKSQQILAGISSGAAFAASRKVVGRQESQGKVIVVIFPDGGERYLSTGLFG is encoded by the coding sequence ATGCAGACAGCAAAAAGCATTGTAGATTTAATCGGCAACACGCCGTTGGTAGAACTGAAGCTATCGACCGATAGAATTTCCGACGTCAGATTGCTGGCGAAACTTGAGCAGGCCAATGCAACAGGTAGTGTCAAGGCAAGGATTGCAAAGGCAATGATCGAGGGGGCGGAAGAAAGAGGAGAGCTCAAGCCTGGATCGGTAATTATCGAGGCCACAAGCGGAAATACCGGAGTGGCTTTGAGCGCCATAGGAGTAAGCAAGGGTTACAGGACCATCATTGTCATGCCTTCGTCTATGAGCGAGGAAAGACGTCAGTTGATTGCAGCCTATGGGGCGGAACTGGTACTGACTGATGGTAGTCTCGGCATGAAAGGTGCGATAGAAAAGGCTCAGGCACTTTCCCAGGAGATTCCTGGAAGTTTCATACCATCCCAGTTTACCAATGCAGACAATCCGAAAGTCCACTACCGGACTACGGGACCTGAAATCTGGAAAGCTACCGAGGGCAAGGTTGATGTTCTCGTTGCCGGTGTAGGAACAGGCGGGACTTTGACCGGTGTTGCTACCTATCTCAAGGAACAGAATAAGGATATCAAGGTCATTGCGGTTGAGCCTGCAGGGTCTCCCGTACTTTCGGAAGGACATGCAGGCAAGCACAAGATACAAGGAATCGGCGCTGGTTTTGTACCGGAGGTCCTTAGGACTGAGCTGATTGATGAAGTCCTTACGGTCAGTGACGAAGAAGCCGCAGCAGGAGCAAAGGAACTTGCAAAATCCCAGCAGATCCTAGCCGGTATATCTTCCGGTGCCGCCTTTGCAGCAAGTCGAAAAGTAGTTGGAAGACAAGAGAGTCAAGGCAAGGTAATCGTCGTAATCTTCCCTGATGGCGGCGAAAGATATCTTTCTACAGGTCTCTTTGGCTAA
- the amrB gene encoding AmmeMemoRadiSam system protein B: MHTYHQDIFYPSDQRQLHSYTVAASERKDSDADMMVLLTPHAAYDYIADLLVLAYATIDASLFDRVLFLYPSHQGKLESEGNAFLSVPADESIETPLGTVQFEKQTADRLCKEFSFISSGNSYLEEECALELNLPFIQTMLPKATVLPICCMAEKADQVKKLAGLIGRITQNGRTLTIVSSNCNAAADPLSCTTQATAFAKLLVNKTPLLLPLRKKEISACGASIIEAIQRAFPQGIWQILGTEAKGKRGKTIDEITATGKTVYHMCAKMTNQEGNGVH, translated from the coding sequence ATGCATACCTATCATCAGGATATATTCTATCCGAGTGACCAAAGACAATTGCACTCCTATACCGTAGCCGCATCAGAAAGAAAAGACAGTGATGCCGATATGATGGTACTTCTGACTCCGCATGCAGCCTATGATTACATTGCAGACCTGCTTGTCCTTGCCTATGCCACAATCGATGCCTCCCTTTTTGACCGTGTGCTGTTCCTTTACCCCAGCCACCAAGGTAAGTTGGAAAGCGAAGGCAACGCATTCCTGTCTGTTCCTGCCGATGAATCAATAGAAACACCGCTGGGAACGGTACAGTTCGAAAAACAGACAGCAGACCGACTTTGCAAGGAATTCTCCTTCATATCATCAGGAAACAGTTATCTTGAGGAAGAATGTGCCCTTGAGCTGAATCTGCCATTCATCCAGACGATGCTTCCGAAGGCAACGGTCCTTCCTATCTGCTGTATGGCTGAAAAGGCCGACCAAGTAAAGAAACTGGCAGGCCTCATAGGAAGAATTACGCAAAATGGAAGAACATTGACCATAGTCAGCAGCAACTGCAATGCAGCTGCTGATCCACTTTCCTGCACCACTCAGGCAACGGCTTTTGCCAAGCTCTTGGTCAACAAGACACCGCTGCTCCTACCGTTGCGGAAAAAGGAAATCTCTGCCTGCGGCGCTTCCATCATTGAAGCCATCCAGAGAGCCTTTCCCCAAGGTATCTGGCAGATACTGGGAACAGAAGCAAAAGGGAAAAGAGGCAAGACAATTGACGAAATCACTGCAACAGGAAAGACGGTCTATCACATGTGCGCAAAGATGACAAACCAGGAGGGCAACGGTGTTCACTGA
- a CDS encoding NFACT RNA binding domain-containing protein yields the protein MSLNWRELQLICSELPLKESRLQSVVQHDFHSLSWSFHHPDEGRWTLYTEIGTPNARIHRETEKTAPTQTGKTSKLQRFIQYCRAHLEGCRIVEASTIPGDRILHLHMEDTTGHLHVFFRLYSGAGANIIITDDKLVISELLYRRPGRDETAGKPFPLPEPKEDDGRFPIRPREEGLSFNRQIELAYGRKSTDETAAQLRQRIEQQRDRKLRELEGSVKALLARQHANENFEHDKQNGDLLASNLYLLKADQHQLEVDDWFNGGKRLLILDPKLSSKQNIELYYQKYQKKKGTFQNAQEEYRQALENYRKQQAYYEHLLSHTDDESDIRRFKKALGEQTADKPKAVPTVGLVLHSGSFTLLVGRNAKENDQLLRRYTRGNDWWMHTRDYPGGYVFIKAQKDKSIPLDVILDAANLAITYSRAKNSGKADLYFTQVKYLRRAKDGPLGLVLPTHEKNIVAEIDEKRLERLFSEKEA from the coding sequence ATGTCTTTGAACTGGCGTGAACTTCAGCTCATCTGCAGTGAATTGCCTTTGAAAGAAAGCAGGCTGCAGTCAGTTGTACAGCACGATTTCCATAGCCTGTCATGGTCATTCCATCATCCCGATGAGGGCCGATGGACCTTGTATACGGAAATCGGTACCCCAAATGCCAGGATCCACAGGGAAACAGAAAAAACTGCACCGACCCAGACGGGAAAGACAAGCAAGCTGCAACGGTTCATCCAGTACTGCAGGGCACACTTGGAAGGATGCAGGATCGTGGAGGCATCAACGATACCAGGAGACAGGATACTGCATCTCCACATGGAAGACACCACAGGACATCTGCATGTTTTCTTCAGGCTCTATTCCGGTGCCGGCGCAAACATCATCATTACTGATGACAAGCTTGTCATCAGTGAGCTACTCTACAGACGGCCGGGGCGGGATGAAACCGCAGGAAAGCCCTTCCCTCTGCCCGAACCAAAAGAAGATGACGGCAGGTTCCCTATCCGTCCTCGGGAAGAAGGCCTATCATTCAACCGCCAGATAGAACTTGCATATGGACGAAAAAGTACTGATGAAACTGCTGCCCAGCTGAGGCAACGTATCGAACAGCAACGGGACAGGAAGCTCAGGGAACTGGAAGGAAGTGTCAAGGCATTGCTTGCAAGGCAACATGCAAATGAAAATTTCGAACATGACAAGCAGAACGGAGATCTTCTTGCTTCCAACTTGTACCTCTTGAAAGCAGACCAGCACCAGCTTGAGGTCGACGACTGGTTCAATGGTGGAAAACGGCTGCTTATACTGGACCCGAAACTCAGTTCCAAACAGAACATCGAGCTGTACTATCAGAAGTACCAAAAGAAAAAAGGTACGTTCCAGAACGCCCAGGAAGAATACAGACAGGCTCTTGAAAACTACAGGAAGCAACAGGCCTACTATGAGCACCTGCTTTCCCATACAGATGATGAGAGCGATATAAGACGATTCAAGAAAGCCTTGGGTGAACAGACTGCAGACAAACCAAAGGCAGTACCGACTGTAGGATTGGTATTGCACAGTGGTTCCTTTACTCTGCTCGTAGGCAGGAATGCAAAGGAAAACGATCAGTTGCTACGCCGATATACCAGAGGCAATGATTGGTGGATGCATACCCGGGATTATCCGGGAGGCTATGTATTCATCAAGGCTCAAAAAGACAAGAGCATCCCCTTGGACGTCATCCTGGATGCCGCAAACCTTGCCATAACCTATTCAAGAGCAAAGAACAGTGGAAAGGCAGACCTTTATTTTACACAAGTCAAGTATCTGAGAAGGGCCAAGGACGGTCCGTTGGGGCTCGTATTGCCGACTCATGAAAAAAACATCGTCGCTGAGATAGACGAAAAGCGTCTTGAACGATTATTTTCTGAAAAGGAGGCCTGA
- a CDS encoding bifunctional folylpolyglutamate synthase/dihydrofolate synthase, whose translation MNNTPKHCFETFDDIISYMESFTNLEKQTDHYTTRVYRLDRMRALLDHFAHPEKDFQAIHVAGSKGKGSTAMFLASAIQAQGFKTGLYASPHLIDYRERFSLCGTFFPDQFLVKVGNRLREGLEGFCFSDEWGETSVTTFELYTLYAFMLFSAWGCKYAVIETGLGGRLDATNTITPIASVLCPIELEHTQILGKTIHAIATEKSKIIKEGIPSFVAALLPEARNVMASQAKDVHSPQWLLSDLLLDMESKTTTDGEIATYRWKITEDTAKWHLKETTWHDRPVFEEHFTLAMKGRVMAANCALALLCLRILKLYAPASKVAMESCTLPGRFEKISDDPPIYIDGAHTDHSLKALIDSMEQLYAPEKTIVIFGAIQGKDHLHMAHLLLHSYKTIILCRPGTYKKSDMQSLYELFMQQDTDNTHDILLEIGADAALKEARQRCPAEGAILVCGSFYLAGEIAEEWKREASCL comes from the coding sequence ATGAATAATACGCCGAAACATTGTTTCGAAACTTTTGACGATATCATTTCCTATATGGAAAGTTTCACAAACCTTGAAAAGCAGACAGACCATTACACTACCAGAGTCTATAGGCTGGACAGGATGCGTGCACTGCTTGACCATTTTGCTCATCCGGAAAAAGATTTCCAAGCCATACATGTAGCAGGAAGCAAAGGCAAGGGAAGTACTGCCATGTTTCTCGCCTCGGCCATCCAGGCCCAAGGTTTCAAGACCGGTCTGTATGCTTCTCCCCACTTGATCGATTACAGGGAACGTTTTTCGCTCTGCGGTACTTTCTTTCCCGATCAATTTCTTGTCAAAGTCGGCAACAGACTCAGGGAAGGACTGGAAGGTTTTTGCTTCAGCGATGAATGGGGAGAAACTTCAGTCACCACCTTTGAGCTGTATACGCTGTATGCCTTCATGCTCTTTTCCGCATGGGGTTGCAAGTATGCCGTCATTGAAACAGGTTTGGGAGGAAGGCTGGATGCTACGAACACAATCACGCCCATAGCTTCCGTCCTCTGTCCGATTGAACTCGAACACACACAGATACTTGGCAAGACCATCCATGCCATTGCCACGGAAAAAAGCAAAATAATAAAGGAAGGAATCCCTTCCTTTGTCGCAGCCTTGCTGCCTGAAGCCAGAAATGTCATGGCCTCTCAGGCAAAGGATGTCCATAGTCCCCAGTGGTTGCTTTCAGACCTGTTGCTTGATATGGAGAGCAAGACGACTACAGATGGAGAAATCGCAACCTATCGATGGAAAATTACCGAAGATACCGCCAAATGGCACCTGAAGGAAACAACATGGCACGATAGACCTGTGTTCGAAGAACACTTTACCCTAGCCATGAAAGGACGGGTCATGGCCGCCAACTGCGCACTTGCCCTCCTCTGCCTGAGGATCCTCAAGCTCTATGCCCCAGCTTCAAAAGTTGCCATGGAAAGCTGTACGCTACCTGGAAGATTCGAAAAGATTTCCGATGATCCGCCGATTTACATCGACGGTGCCCATACAGACCACAGCCTCAAGGCTCTCATTGATTCGATGGAACAGCTCTATGCCCCTGAAAAGACAATCGTCATTTTCGGAGCCATCCAAGGCAAAGATCATCTGCATATGGCGCACCTGCTGCTCCACAGCTACAAGACCATCATACTCTGCAGGCCAGGGACCTATAAGAAAAGTGACATGCAGTCCTTGTACGAACTGTTCATGCAACAGGATACGGACAATACACATGACATACTGCTTGAAATAGGGGCAGATGCAGCATTGAAGGAAGCAAGGCAACGATGCCCAGCCGAAGGAGCCATCCTCGTCTGCGGCTCATTCTATCTTGCCGGAGAAATTGCAGAAGAATGGAAAAGGGAGGCATCATGTCTTTGA
- a CDS encoding acyl--CoA ligase has translation MKRQDDRPWRTLDPFRGKMFTGEWPTLVELFDITCKRFPHRPCFRQFIPEDWTLDFTQAHDHIIGIANYILAQGTKKGDKIAVSGKNSCEWALAYLGAIYAGCVIVPLDAALKLPEMEHFMEFAGVKGAFLDNDKLQKLSAEGGSRLSFALGLDKVSGDAYLLDHEIAGPLSEDAPKAISGDVAAILFTSGTTGIPKGVQLTHENIVSDTFLAECYMPVDAYDVWYAILPIHHAYTMVAVFMEGIATGAEVVFGKRLAINQLFKELRDGKVTMFLAVPMLFNKLLSGLMEGIKKKSIIAYGLIRFGMGFSGFVKKLTGKNIGRKLFGGLLRNIALESNRICICGGGPLPASTFKMYNQLGIDFVQGYGLTEASPITHLNPVDAYKETSVGKLFPTLEQKIVDPDEDGNGLLYIKGSVVMKGYYNNPEATAEVLAEDGWLNTGDVGHLDDEGYLYLTGRKRNIIVTEGGKNVFPEEVEDHFQLYNEIEQICVCSYVKDKDMKIEGIRAIVYPSEALRNKYAEGKVLQTKVQTVIDQVNKGLPSYEKIEKLVISMQPLPETSTKKVKRFEVAKIFEDQ, from the coding sequence ATGAAGAGACAGGATGACCGCCCGTGGAGGACTCTGGATCCGTTCAGAGGGAAAATGTTCACTGGAGAATGGCCGACACTTGTCGAACTGTTTGATATAACCTGCAAACGGTTTCCGCACAGACCTTGCTTCAGGCAGTTTATTCCAGAGGACTGGACCCTTGATTTTACCCAGGCGCATGACCATATCATCGGCATTGCCAACTATATCCTTGCACAGGGAACCAAGAAGGGTGACAAGATAGCAGTCAGTGGCAAGAACAGCTGTGAATGGGCCCTTGCCTATTTAGGTGCGATTTATGCAGGATGTGTCATTGTTCCTTTGGATGCGGCCCTGAAACTGCCGGAAATGGAACATTTCATGGAATTTGCAGGCGTCAAGGGAGCTTTTCTCGACAATGACAAGCTGCAGAAGCTTTCTGCTGAAGGGGGAAGCAGACTTTCCTTTGCCTTGGGCCTTGATAAAGTTTCCGGCGATGCTTATCTGCTTGACCATGAGATTGCGGGGCCACTGTCCGAAGATGCCCCGAAAGCTATCTCTGGCGACGTGGCGGCTATTCTCTTTACCAGTGGTACGACCGGAATTCCGAAGGGCGTACAGCTGACCCATGAGAATATAGTGTCTGATACATTCCTGGCTGAATGTTATATGCCGGTCGATGCCTATGACGTATGGTATGCGATTCTCCCTATCCATCATGCTTATACGATGGTGGCTGTCTTTATGGAAGGAATAGCAACCGGCGCAGAAGTCGTCTTTGGCAAGCGCCTGGCAATCAACCAGCTTTTCAAGGAACTGAGGGACGGAAAGGTTACCATGTTCCTTGCCGTGCCGATGCTGTTCAACAAACTGTTGTCCGGGCTTATGGAAGGCATAAAGAAGAAATCCATCATAGCCTATGGCCTGATCCGGTTCGGAATGGGATTTTCCGGTTTTGTAAAGAAGCTTACGGGCAAGAACATAGGCAGAAAACTGTTCGGCGGGTTGCTTCGCAACATTGCCCTTGAAAGCAACAGGATCTGTATCTGCGGCGGCGGTCCTCTTCCTGCATCAACTTTCAAAATGTACAACCAGTTGGGAATTGATTTCGTGCAGGGATATGGCTTGACGGAAGCAAGTCCCATTACGCACCTCAATCCTGTCGATGCCTATAAGGAAACATCGGTAGGCAAGTTGTTCCCGACACTTGAACAGAAGATCGTGGATCCTGACGAAGACGGCAATGGCTTGCTGTATATCAAGGGATCTGTAGTCATGAAGGGCTATTATAACAATCCTGAAGCGACTGCTGAGGTACTGGCTGAAGATGGTTGGCTGAATACCGGTGATGTGGGACACTTGGATGATGAGGGATACCTTTACTTGACCGGACGCAAGAGAAACATCATCGTGACTGAGGGAGGCAAGAATGTCTTTCCTGAGGAAGTCGAGGATCATTTCCAGCTATACAATGAAATTGAACAGATCTGTGTCTGCAGCTACGTGAAGGACAAGGATATGAAGATCGAGGGTATACGTGCGATAGTCTATCCGTCTGAAGCATTGCGGAACAAATATGCTGAAGGAAAAGTATTGCAGACAAAAGTCCAGACAGTCATTGACCAGGTGAACAAGGGACTGCCTTCCTATGAAAAGATTGAGAAGTTGGTCATATCCATGCAGCCGTTGCCGGAGACGAGTACCAAGAAAGTAAAGCGTTTTGAGGTTGCAAAAATCTTTGAAGATCAATAG
- a CDS encoding YhbY family RNA-binding protein — protein MNSSVRNFLRAQAHDVHPIVMVGKGGYDEMVAKALDEALLHHELVKVKFQANRDQMEQIASQLAVATNSELVGKIGFISIFYRESEEHLITMPRALFK, from the coding sequence ATGAACAGCAGTGTAAGGAATTTTCTCCGTGCGCAAGCGCACGATGTACATCCGATAGTAATGGTCGGCAAGGGTGGCTATGATGAAATGGTGGCAAAGGCCTTGGACGAGGCTTTGCTTCATCATGAACTGGTAAAAGTCAAGTTTCAGGCCAACAGGGACCAGATGGAACAGATTGCCTCTCAGTTGGCGGTGGCCACAAACTCCGAACTGGTCGGTAAGATCGGCTTCATCTCCATTTTCTATAGGGAAAGTGAGGAACATCTTATCACGATGCCAAGGGCCCTATTCAAATAG
- a CDS encoding LemA family protein — MTMVYIILAIVVVLLLIYISLYNSLVRLRNRSEEAEAQIGAHEKQRYDLIPNLVETVKGYAAHEKGTLEAVVAARNKAISSTGISESDASNKELSNALGKLFALAEAYPQLKANENFMNLQQTLSAVEEKILNARKYYNAVVREFNTRCETFPSNLAASMGHFSKKPYLEIEEAAKQNVKVSF; from the coding sequence TTGACTATGGTCTATATCATTCTGGCGATTGTCGTTGTCTTGCTGCTCATCTATATCTCACTGTACAACAGCTTGGTACGTCTGAGAAACCGGAGCGAAGAAGCAGAAGCACAGATCGGCGCTCATGAAAAACAGCGGTACGATCTTATTCCGAATCTTGTTGAAACTGTCAAAGGGTATGCAGCCCATGAGAAAGGTACCCTTGAAGCTGTCGTAGCGGCACGGAACAAAGCTATTTCTTCTACGGGTATAAGTGAATCGGATGCAAGCAACAAGGAACTGAGCAATGCCTTAGGTAAATTGTTTGCCTTGGCAGAAGCCTATCCGCAGCTCAAGGCCAATGAAAATTTCATGAACTTGCAGCAGACTCTCAGTGCCGTGGAAGAGAAGATTCTCAATGCAAGAAAGTATTACAATGCCGTCGTGAGGGAATTCAATACCCGTTGTGAGACATTTCCTTCAAATCTAGCTGCAAGCATGGGACACTTTTCCAAGAAGCCATATCTTGAGATCGAAGAGGCTGCAAAGCAGAACGTCAAGGTCAGTTTCTAA